From the Miscanthus floridulus cultivar M001 unplaced genomic scaffold, ASM1932011v1 fs_626_4_5, whole genome shotgun sequence genome, one window contains:
- the LOC136532467 gene encoding thioredoxin H-type-like, with protein MAAAQGAVIACHTKDEFDAQMAKGKEAGKLVIIDFMSPSCPFCLEIAPVYAEWAKKFPSAVFLEVNVFELKEVADFYKIDGMPTFVFIKNGETLETIEGPEKDEILDAIKKYIGIPASASA; from the exons atggCAGCCGCGCAGGGGGCCGTGATCGCGTGCCACACCAAGGATGAGTTCGACGCCCAGATGGCCAAGGGCAAGGAGGCCGGCAAGCTG GTGATCATCGACTTCATGTCCCCCTCGTGCCCTTTTTGCCTAGAGATTGCCCCGGTGTACGCGGAGTGGGCCAAGAAGTTCCCTAGCGCTGTCTTCCTCGAGGTTAATGTTTTCGAACTCAAG GAAGTTGCTGACTTCTACAAGATCGACGGGATGCCGACCTTCGTCTTCATCAAGAACGGCGAGACGCTGGAGACCATTGAAGGTCCCGAGAAGGATGAGATCCTGGACGCCATCAAGAAGTACATCGGCATTCCTGCCTCGGCGTCCGCCTAA
- the LOC136532458 gene encoding protein MATERNALLY EXPRESSED GENE 1-like, translated as MVNYTRRVDALVFFSLLLLGYFAAHAQGNVGAPAPAVDGIMQTRAQCRQVLFPCKDNKCYCCIGGGTRRCFATQAGCRHACP; from the exons ATGGTGAATTACACAAGGCGCGTGGATGCGCTAGTGTTTTTCTCGTTACTTCTCCTCGGATACTTCGCTGCTCATGCGCAGGGGAATG TGGGCGCTCCTGCTCCAGCTGTAGATGGAATTATGCAAACAAGAGCACAATGTAGACAAGTATTGTttccttgcaaagataacaagtGCTACTGCTGTATTGGGGGCGGAACTCGTCGGTGTTTTGCTACACAAGCTGGGTGTAGACATGCCTGCCCCTAA